One Arcobacter sp. FWKO B genomic window, CTACAAGTTCACCAGCCATAACATTTTTTAAACCATAAACTTTAGCAATACCATCTGCTAATGATATAATTTTACCAGTTTCGTTTACATCTACATTTAGCTCAAAGTTCTCAATTCTTTCTTTTATTATTGAACTGATTTCATCAGCTTGAATCTTTACACTCATACATTTACTCCTTTATAAATTCTAAACAGCTTTTAAAATATGATTAATCATCTGAGATTTTAATCTATCTTTTGAGAATCCAATCTCTACACCTAAACCTTCAATGTCTACTTTTATGCCGTCATAATCGCAAACTTTTTGGTTTAATTTTAATTTAATATCAAATTTTTTTCCAAACTCTTGCTCTAGGCTAGTTACATAAGTGCTATCAAGTTGCTCTTTTGCATATATTGTACCTTCATAGCTATTTTTCATTACGAAAAGTTCTTTTCTCACTTCCTCTAACAATGCTGGAATAATATTTAATCTTCTATTCTCACCTAAAAGTTTAATAAGATTAATAGTATCTTTGCTACCATTTTCTAAAAATGATAAAATAAGTTCAACTTTTTTATCATTTGAAACTTCAACAGAGTTTACGATAGATAAAAATTTATCACTACCAAAAGCACCAGATATTGAACTTAATTCTTTTATCTTTGCTTCTAATTCTGCTTCATTTTTACCATCAACTAATGCTTTTGCATATCTTTTTACAATTAAATCAACCATTATGCAACCTTTTTAAGAACTATACGAGCTAATTCTTCATTTGAAACATCAATGTTTTGACTACTTAACAACTCTTCTAATACTTCAGCTACAACTTCTTTTTTAGCTTTTTTAAGCTCAAGTTCTAACTTTTCATTAAAAGCTTTTTGCATGTAAGCAATCTCTTGTGTTACATTTCTAGAAACACTATCTTTGATTTTATCAACATCCAAATTTGCACCTGCAACAATCTCTGATGCAAGTTTTTTTGCATTTTCTAACTGTGCTTTAGCCTCTTCAACTTTTGCTTCAGATGCTTTTAAAGTATCTTGCACTTTGTCAAGTTCTGCTTGAATTGAAGCTGTTCTACCTGCAAAGTATGCTTTTAATCTATGTGCTAACAAATAATATATAATTGCAGCAAATATGATAAAGTTTACAATTCTTTGGATAGTATCTGTTTCTTCACCGCTACCTGCAGCAAAAACAACAGCTGGTAACAATAAAGCCATTATTGTGAAAATATATTTCAACACTCACTCCTCCTTTATATTGAACTAACTTTAGCTTTAACAGCCTCTTTATATAAAGGTATTTGCGCTAATAATGTAGTTTTTAAATTAGCTTTTTCTTCTTCTAAAGAGCTAGTAAACTTTGTATAACTATCTTCAAGTTGAGATTTTGCAGTTGCTAGTTTTGAATTAGCAATTTCTGAAGCATCATTATATGCTTTATCTCTTATTGAATTTGCTTCTGTTTTAGCTTTAGCAATTATTGAGTTTGCCTCAGCAATCATACCATCTACATCAGCACCGTTGTTTTTAGCATTTGCTAAATCATCTTTGATAGCCTTTTCTCTATCGTCCATATGCTTAAGTAATGGTTTAAATAAACAACTATTAAGTCTTACCATTGTTAGTAAAAAAACAATAGCTGATAAAATAAGCAATAAAGGGCTTATACCTAGCATTTATTCCTCCGTTTTTGTAGGGCTTAGTTTGTAAAACTGCAACATTTTACCAAAATTTACTATAATATTTATTTAAACAGATTATGATTTTTGAAAATATTTTGAAATTTGTTCTATTTGTTCCTGATTTGCAAACTCTATTTTGATAAAATTTTTATCTATCTTAACTTTTATTTTATCTTTTTTCAATGAAATTGCCAAATCATTTAATGGTTGTAGATTGAAATTAAATTCTTTTTTTTCTTTGTTTTCTTTTTTTGGTGGGTTTTTCAGTTCACTAACAAGCTTTTCTGTCTCTCTTACTGTAAGCTTCTGTCCTATTATAGAATCAGCTACAAGATTTTGAGTATCTTTATCTAGACCAATTAAAACTTTAGCATGACCAGCAGTTAGCTTATCATTACTTAAAAGTTGTTGTACATGTACACTTAAAGTAAGAAGCCTTAATGTATTTGTAATTGACACTCTACTTTTAGATACTTTTGCCGATAACTCTTCATGAGTTAGCTTGTGTTCATTAATTAGCTGTGCATAAGCATATGCAAGTTCTATAACATTTAAGTCATCTCTTTGAATATTTTCAATTAATGCAAGTTCTCTGAGCTTATTTTCATCTATATTTACAATTATTGCTTTAATTTTATCAAAACCAGCAAGTTTAGAAGCTCTTAGTCTTCTCTCTCCAGCTATTAATGTGTAACTATCTTCATCATTTTGCATTACGACTACAGGCTGTAATATCCCATGTGTTTTTATAGATTCACTAAGTTCTGATAATTTTTCTTCATCAAAAATTTTTCTAGGTTGATTTGGATTTGCTTTTATTAAATCAATATCTAGTTCAAGTACATTATCTTTTCTTTTGGTTGAATTTTTTTCATATGCAGTTTCTACTTCACCAAGTAATTCACTAAGTCCTCGACCAAGTGCCATCATTAACCCCTTCTATCCAGCTATAGCATTAGCTAAATTTGTATATGCTTTTGTACCACTTGCACTTGCATCATACAGCATTATTGGTTTTCCAAAACTTGGACTTTCAGCAAGCTTTACATTTCTAGGTATTACAACATATGAAGTATCATTTATTTTAAAAAGTTTACTTTCAAAGTGCTGAGCAAGATCTGCAAATACTTGTTTTGACAAATTATTTTGATCACTATACATTGTTGGTAAGAAACCTTTTATTTGAAGAGGTCTATTTATAGTTTGTTTAACTAGTTTAATAGTATTTAATAATTGTGCCAAACCTTCTAAAGCAAAAAATTCACACTGTATTGGTATTAATACCGATGTAGCTGCACTTAGCGTATTAATTGTTATTGGTCCAAGTGCTGGTGGTGAATCAATGATTATATAGTCATACTCTGATTTAATTAAGTCAATTTTTCTTTTTAAAATAAGTTCTCTATCTTTTAACTCTTTATAAAACTCTTTTTCTATACCAACAAGTCCAATATTTGAAGGTGCTACTTTTAAATTTGGGATTTCAGTATCAAGTAATATTTCAGAAAGTTCTTTAGTCCCTAGCATTACATGATATATATTGTATTCATAAGTATCTCTATGAAATCCTAAACTTGTAGTTGCATTAGCTTGTGGATCTGCATCAATAAGAAGTACTCTTTTGTTTTTAAGGGCAAGTGCTGCACTTAAATTTACGGCAGTTGTAGTTTTTCCTACACCACCTTTTTGGTTTGCTATTGCTATTATCTCTGTCATCTTAAACTATACACCTTTTCATTTTCTAATACAATAGATCCATCTTCACAAAGAATTGAATCTCTTAAACTTATTTTTCGATTTTTTAAAGTTACCTGAAAATTTTTACTCAACTCGTATTCTATCTTATATAGACTGAAAATTTCCTTCCATGGGATTTTATTTTCCAAAATAGAAAAGTACTCATTTAAAGTTTCTAATATATCAATTTTTATATCTAAAACCCCATATTCATCACTAATTTCTTCAATATTAATACCTATTCCACATACTAAAACATCATCTACTAAATTTGTAATAGTTCCACCAATTTTTTTAGTGCCAATATAAAAGTCATTTGGCCATTTTAGCCAAATTTGTGAACCTTTATTAGAAAAAAGTTCTTTTAATAGAAAACTAAAATATATTGATGCACTTTGTAATTTAAGATCGCTTGGTAAATTACTTGTTGATTTAGTAAATGAAAAACTTAAATTTCCTTTCGTACTAGACCAAAAGTTATTTCTACTTCCAATACCTTTAGTTTGATTGAGTGAGACGACAGCAATATCTTGATATAAAGAGTTTTTTGAAATTAATTCTTTTAAATATAGTTGTGTAGAATCAACTTCTTCAAGATAGATAATCTCCAATATTTAACCTTTTTCCTCTAATATAGTCAACCACATTCATACTTTGTTTTGATTGAGGCTGAACAAATTTGATTTTTAGTTTACCTTTAATACATCCGACGATTATATAATCTTTAGCTACTTCTAAGATCTCACCTTTATTATTTGATGAATCAGTATCAACAAGTTGAATATCTTTCAATTTTAATCCACTTGGCAAATAAATTTCAGGCCAACTTTTATATGCTTTATATTTTGATAACAAACTTCTAGCATTTTCAAATTCTACTTCACCATCTGTTTTTTTTATCTTTTTGCAGTAACTTACATCAACTAAATTTTGTTTTTTATTTTGTAATCTTGAAAAGTTATCCAAAACACTTATTGTAAGATTTGCCGCACTTTGTGATAAGTCTTCAAATAATTTCATCACATCATATGAGTCATCTATTTTAATATATTGATATCCCAAAATATCACCGCTATCAAGTCCAATATCCATAAGCATAGCTGTAACACCTGTATAAGCATCACTATTTAATAAAGCCTCTTGTATAGGAGATGCCCCCCTATATAAAGGTAATAATGAGGCATGAAGATTTATACAAGGTGCAATATCTAATATCTCTTTTGGTAGTATTTGCCCATAAGCTGCTACAACTATGAAATCAGGTTTTAAAGCTTTAATAATCTCTATATTTTCAATATCTCTTAGTTTAGTTGGCTGGTAAATAGGAAATTGCAGATTATTTTCTATCGCATAGTTTTTGATATGTGGTGGAGTTAGTATTTGTTTCCGACCAACAGGTTTGTCTGGCTGAGTAAAAAGTGCTACCACATCAAAATTATTTTTGATGATTGTATCTAAAATAATAGTAGCATAATCTGGTGTCCCCATAAAAACAATTCTCTTCACTTTTTACCTTTTAGATTTTAGATTTTACCTAACAAAGAGTGTTCCCCTGTTGTGGACACCATCTATTAAATACTCTTTTGCATAAGTTAAATCAAATCCACTTGTTAAAAACATTTGTTTATCTTTTTGTAATAAAAAATTTGCAGCTTTTAATTTTGTTACTATTCCGCCAGTTGCAAACTCATTATTAGGTGAATGTATCATACTTAATTCATCTTCTGCAATTGAAGTAACAATTTTTTGTAGTTTTGCATTAGAATTCGTATGTGGATTATCATCATAATAACCATCGATATCTGTTAAAATTACAAGCATATCCGCTTCAAAATAATAAGTAACATGTGCAGCCAATTGGTCATTATCACCAAAAACTAGTTCATCTGTTGCTGTTACATCATTTTCATTAATAATAGGCAATACCTTATGAGTAAGTAAAGTTTCAATTGCATTTTTTGCATGAATAGTTCTTTTTCTAGAATCAAAGTCATCGGCAGTTAAAAGCAACTGCGAACATATTACATCACACTCATTAAACCTTTTTTGGTACTCTTTCATAAGCATTGGTTGTCCAATAGATGCTAGGGCTTGTTTATTTGATACAACTTTTTTATCAAGTTTAAGTGCAGTATAACCTGCAGCTACTGCACCTGAAGTAACAAGTACCACTTCATAATAACTTTTAAGCTTTGCAATAAAATCAACTAAATTTTGTAATCTATCAAGTGCAAGCTTTCCATCTTGTGTTAAAACCGCACTACCTACTTTTAGTACAATTCTTTTCATTATTACCTCTTAGAGTTTAATTAAATCATATAAAGTATTTTTTAATGGAAGTATATTATATGTTGTTGCTGAAGACATACCCATCACAAAAAATGGTTTTGAATTATCATACTTAAATGTTGGTGATTTATAATCTTGTAGATAAAAATTACCTTTTATTTTTTCATTTTCTTCAAATACATCTAAATTAAGTGCTTTTATAAAATCACTAATCACTTTATTTGCTTCCTCAGGAGTCATAGTATCAACTTTACTAAATGCTACTGCAAATCTTCTTGTGCTTAGCTCAGGAGAGAATTTTTCAACTTCAATTTTTAAAGTATTGTATTGTTCCATTATGTCACGATAATTTGCAATATCTATCACAAATAATAGTGTTTTTGTTCTTTCAATATGTTTTAAAAACTCTAATCCCAATCCTTTACCATCACTAGCACCTTCAATTATACCTGGTATATCTGCCATAACAAATGAGTCATACTCACCAATGTCCACAACCCCTAAACTTGGAGTTAATGTTGTAAATTCATAATTAGCAACTTGTGGTCTTGCATTAGATACTGTTGATACTAATGTAGATTTCCCTACATTTGGATATCCAACCAATCCAACATCAGCAATAAGTTTTAGTTCTAACCTTATATCTTTGCTAACTCCAGGGAGTCCAGGCTGGGCATAAGTTGGTCTTTGATTTGTTGAGTTTTTAAAGTGAACATTTCCAAGTCCACCTTTACCACCTTCAAGAAAAAGTATTGGCTCAGTTGTAGGCTCAATTAAATCAAGTAAAACTTCATTTGTTTCATCATCAACAACTTGAGTACCAAGAGGAACTTTTAGATATAGATTTTCACCATATTTACCATATTTTTGTCTTCCCATTCCAGCTTGACCATTTTCTGCTTTTAAATGAGATTTTCCCTTATACCATGATAATGTATCTGTGTTATTATCTACCATGAAGTAGACATTACCACCTCTTCCACCATCACCACCGTCAGGTCCACCTTTTATAATAAACTTTTCTCTCCTAAATGAAGCACATCCTGCCCCACCTTTACCAGAACTTAGTTTAATTTTAATACTATCTACAAACATATTTTTTCCTTGATAAGCCTATTATCTATTATAATTAAATATAGCAATTTAAAAATCAAATCAACCTTTAACTTTTAAATTACTATAAATAAAAAAAAGGTACTAATAGCAAGATTGCTAAATAGTACCTTTTTGTTGATGAAAATGTGTTAAAGAGCTTAATTTACGAAGCTGCATAAACAGAAACTTTTTTTCTGTTTTTATCTTTAATTTCAAATTTTACTTCACCATCAATCAATGCAAAAATAGTATGATCTTTACCAATACCTACATTAGCACCAGGATGAACTTTTGTTCCTCTTTGTCTAATAATGATATTTCCAGCTCTTACTACTTCTCCACCGAATTTCTTAACTCCAAGCCTTCTACCAGCTGAGTCTCTATTGTTCTGTGTACTACCTTGACCTTTCTTATGAGCCATCGTATTCTCCTTAAATTATGCTGCTATGTTTGTTATTTGAATTCTAGTGAAGTCTCTTCTGAAACCTCTTTTAAGTTTACTATCTTTTCTTCTTCTTTTTTTGTAGATAATAACTTTTTTATCTCTTCCTTCATTTATAACAACCGCACTTACTACTGCATTTTTTGCAGCATCACCAGTTTTTAGTTCGCC contains:
- the proB gene encoding glutamate 5-kinase, translated to MKRIVLKVGSAVLTQDGKLALDRLQNLVDFIAKLKSYYEVVLVTSGAVAAGYTALKLDKKVVSNKQALASIGQPMLMKEYQKRFNECDVICSQLLLTADDFDSRKRTIHAKNAIETLLTHKVLPIINENDVTATDELVFGDNDQLAAHVTYYFEADMLVILTDIDGYYDDNPHTNSNAKLQKIVTSIAEDELSMIHSPNNEFATGGIVTKLKAANFLLQKDKQMFLTSGFDLTYAKEYLIDGVHNRGTLFVR
- the obgE gene encoding GTPase ObgE, with amino-acid sequence MFVDSIKIKLSSGKGGAGCASFRREKFIIKGGPDGGDGGRGGNVYFMVDNNTDTLSWYKGKSHLKAENGQAGMGRQKYGKYGENLYLKVPLGTQVVDDETNEVLLDLIEPTTEPILFLEGGKGGLGNVHFKNSTNQRPTYAQPGLPGVSKDIRLELKLIADVGLVGYPNVGKSTLVSTVSNARPQVANYEFTTLTPSLGVVDIGEYDSFVMADIPGIIEGASDGKGLGLEFLKHIERTKTLLFVIDIANYRDIMEQYNTLKIEVEKFSPELSTRRFAVAFSKVDTMTPEEANKVISDFIKALNLDVFEENEKIKGNFYLQDYKSPTFKYDNSKPFFVMGMSSATTYNILPLKNTLYDLIKL
- a CDS encoding biotin--[acetyl-CoA-carboxylase] ligase, encoding MEIIYLEEVDSTQLYLKELISKNSLYQDIAVVSLNQTKGIGSRNNFWSSTKGNLSFSFTKSTSNLPSDLKLQSASIYFSFLLKELFSNKGSQIWLKWPNDFYIGTKKIGGTITNLVDDVLVCGIGINIEEISDEYGVLDIKIDILETLNEYFSILENKIPWKEIFSLYKIEYELSKNFQVTLKNRKISLRDSILCEDGSIVLENEKVYSLR
- the rplU gene encoding 50S ribosomal protein L21, with translation MYAIIKCGGKQYKVCVGDIINVDKLSKEPKDNIEISDVLAVNDGELKTGDAAKNAVVSAVVINEGRDKKVIIYKKRRRKDSKLKRGFRRDFTRIQITNIAA
- the fmt gene encoding methionyl-tRNA formyltransferase, with the protein product MKRIVFMGTPDYATIILDTIIKNNFDVVALFTQPDKPVGRKQILTPPHIKNYAIENNLQFPIYQPTKLRDIENIEIIKALKPDFIVVAAYGQILPKEILDIAPCINLHASLLPLYRGASPIQEALLNSDAYTGVTAMLMDIGLDSGDILGYQYIKIDDSYDVMKLFEDLSQSAANLTISVLDNFSRLQNKKQNLVDVSYCKKIKKTDGEVEFENARSLLSKYKAYKSWPEIYLPSGLKLKDIQLVDTDSSNNKGEILEVAKDYIIVGCIKGKLKIKFVQPQSKQSMNVVDYIRGKRLNIGDYLS
- a CDS encoding F0F1 ATP synthase subunit delta, with the protein product MVDLIVKRYAKALVDGKNEAELEAKIKELSSISGAFGSDKFLSIVNSVEVSNDKKVELILSFLENGSKDTINLIKLLGENRRLNIIPALLEEVRKELFVMKNSYEGTIYAKEQLDSTYVTSLEQEFGKKFDIKLKLNQKVCDYDGIKVDIEGLGVEIGFSKDRLKSQMINHILKAV
- a CDS encoding ParA family protein, giving the protein MTEIIAIANQKGGVGKTTTAVNLSAALALKNKRVLLIDADPQANATTSLGFHRDTYEYNIYHVMLGTKELSEILLDTEIPNLKVAPSNIGLVGIEKEFYKELKDRELILKRKIDLIKSEYDYIIIDSPPALGPITINTLSAATSVLIPIQCEFFALEGLAQLLNTIKLVKQTINRPLQIKGFLPTMYSDQNNLSKQVFADLAQHFESKLFKINDTSYVVIPRNVKLAESPSFGKPIMLYDASASGTKAYTNLANAIAG
- a CDS encoding F0F1 ATP synthase subunit B' — encoded protein: MLGISPLLLILSAIVFLLTMVRLNSCLFKPLLKHMDDREKAIKDDLANAKNNGADVDGMIAEANSIIAKAKTEANSIRDKAYNDASEIANSKLATAKSQLEDSYTKFTSSLEEEKANLKTTLLAQIPLYKEAVKAKVSSI
- the rpmA gene encoding 50S ribosomal protein L27, whose amino-acid sequence is MAHKKGQGSTQNNRDSAGRRLGVKKFGGEVVRAGNIIIRQRGTKVHPGANVGIGKDHTIFALIDGEVKFEIKDKNRKKVSVYAAS
- a CDS encoding ParB/RepB/Spo0J family partition protein translates to MALGRGLSELLGEVETAYEKNSTKRKDNVLELDIDLIKANPNQPRKIFDEEKLSELSESIKTHGILQPVVVMQNDEDSYTLIAGERRLRASKLAGFDKIKAIIVNIDENKLRELALIENIQRDDLNVIELAYAYAQLINEHKLTHEELSAKVSKSRVSITNTLRLLTLSVHVQQLLSNDKLTAGHAKVLIGLDKDTQNLVADSIIGQKLTVRETEKLVSELKNPPKKENKEKKEFNFNLQPLNDLAISLKKDKIKVKIDKNFIKIEFANQEQIEQISKYFQKS